A single region of the Amia ocellicauda isolate fAmiCal2 chromosome 8, fAmiCal2.hap1, whole genome shotgun sequence genome encodes:
- the slc14a2 gene encoding urea transporter 2 isoform X1, translating to MPGLYHSEDIPKNISRFCSSSLNFKAQSTENTSSFNLKLPKELQPLMANPLPEITEQNGTDQKKPKLEKEGGKETDLRSTALQAKARLFRVVSYISGDMKVYGEWMKERFLVFQFFDWVLRGVAQVMFVNNPLSGLIIFAGLLLQNRWWALNGFVGTVFATISALILRQNRGSIAAGLYGYNGILVGLLMAVFSAKGDWYWWLLLPNIFMSMTCPLVSSALASINSRWDLPVFTLPFNILVCLHMVATGHYNNYFPQVLIQPRTSLPNLTWSDIDFALLFRSVPVGVGQVYGCDNPWTGGIFMVALFISSPITFLHATIGSAVGMVSGLALAAPFGDIYFGLWGYNCVLACIAIGGMFYALTWQAHLLAVACAFFCAYLGAAIANVMSVYGLPACTWPFCLSALTFLQFTTETKTIYKLPLAEVTYPEKNLDKFRKMKKAEKAERLLRKKNEEAAQEEGEKKRQLISGNREKPLLLENAKADAIEIQMEAPEDDLNEETPESHPSEGQGE from the exons ATGCCGGGTCTATATCACAGCgag GATATTCCGAAGAATATCTCACGTTTCTGCAGTAGCTCTCTGAACTTCAAGGCACAATCCACAGAAAACACTTCAAGTTTTAACCTAAAG CTGCCAAAGGAGCTACAACCACTCATGGCAAACCCCCTCCCTGAAATCACTGAACAGAATGGCACAGACCAGAAGAAACCCAAGTTGGAAAAGGAGGGAGGAAAAGAAACAGACCTGAGGTCAACAGCTTTGCAAGCCAAGGCCCGACTCTTCAGAGTGGTCTCCTACATCTCAGGGGACATGAAAGTCTATGGAGAATGGATGAAAG AAAGGTTTCTGGTGTTCCAGTTCTTCGACTGGGTCCTGCGAGGCGTGGCGCAGGTGATGTTCGTCAATAACCCCCTCAGTGGCCTGATCATATTCGCTGGGCTGTTGCTGCAGAACAGGTGGTGGGCACTCAATGGCTTTGTGGGAACTGTGTTTGCGACCATCTCTGCACTCATCCTGAGGCAAAACAG AGGGTCAATTGCTGCTGGACTCTATGGTTACAACGGAATCCTTGTTGGTCTTTTGATGGCAGTTTTCTCTGCTAAAGGAGACTGGTACTGGTGGCTTCTGCTGCCCAACATCTTCATGTCTATGACATG CCCCCTAGTTTCCAGTGCCCTGGCGTCAATCAACAGCAGATGGGATCTTCCGGTGTTCACCCTGCCCTTTAATATTCTAGTCTGTTTGCACATGGTAGCAACAGGGCACTACAATAACTACTTCCCACAAGTTCTTATTCAGCCCAGGACTTCTCTGCCAAACCTCACATGGTCAGATATCGATTTTGCGTTG CTTTTCCGCTCGGTGCCTGTTGGTGTGGGCCAGGTGTACGGCTGTGACAATCCCTGGACGGGAGGCATCTTCATGGTAGCTCTGTTCATTTCCTCCCCCATTACTTTCTTGCATGCAACGATTGGTTCAGCAGTTGGAATGGTTTCAG GATTGGCTCTTGCAGCACCTTTTGGGGACATTTACTTCGGTTTGTGGGGGTATAACTGTGTGCTGGCCTGCATTGCCATCGGGGGGATGTTCTATGCTCTGACGTGGCAGGCTCATCTGCTAGCAGTTGCCTGTG CATTTTTCTGTGCATACCTGGGAGCAGCCATTGCCAATGTGATGTCTGTG taCGGTCTGCCGGCCTGTACATGGCCCTTCTGCCTGTCAGCACTCACATTCCTGCAGTTCACCACTGAAACCAAAACCATATACAAACTGCCCCTCGCAGAGGTGACATACCCAGAAAAAAACCTCGACAAAttcagaaaaatgaaaaaggctGAGAAGGCAGAACGCCTGCTGAGGAAGAAAAATGAAGAAGCAGCACAAGAAGAGGGGGAGAAAAAGAGGCAGCTGATTTCAGGGAACAGGGAGAAGCCTCTGCTATTGGAGAATGCCAAGGCTGATGCTATTGAAATACAGATGGAAGCACCTGAGGATGACCTGAATGAAGAGACGCCTGAAAGTCATCCGTCTGAGGGGCAAGGAGAATGa
- the slc14a2 gene encoding urea transporter 2 isoform X2 codes for MANPLPEITEQNGTDQKKPKLEKEGGKETDLRSTALQAKARLFRVVSYISGDMKVYGEWMKERFLVFQFFDWVLRGVAQVMFVNNPLSGLIIFAGLLLQNRWWALNGFVGTVFATISALILRQNRGSIAAGLYGYNGILVGLLMAVFSAKGDWYWWLLLPNIFMSMTCPLVSSALASINSRWDLPVFTLPFNILVCLHMVATGHYNNYFPQVLIQPRTSLPNLTWSDIDFALLFRSVPVGVGQVYGCDNPWTGGIFMVALFISSPITFLHATIGSAVGMVSGLALAAPFGDIYFGLWGYNCVLACIAIGGMFYALTWQAHLLAVACAFFCAYLGAAIANVMSVYGLPACTWPFCLSALTFLQFTTETKTIYKLPLAEVTYPEKNLDKFRKMKKAEKAERLLRKKNEEAAQEEGEKKRQLISGNREKPLLLENAKADAIEIQMEAPEDDLNEETPESHPSEGQGE; via the exons ATGGCAAACCCCCTCCCTGAAATCACTGAACAGAATGGCACAGACCAGAAGAAACCCAAGTTGGAAAAGGAGGGAGGAAAAGAAACAGACCTGAGGTCAACAGCTTTGCAAGCCAAGGCCCGACTCTTCAGAGTGGTCTCCTACATCTCAGGGGACATGAAAGTCTATGGAGAATGGATGAAAG AAAGGTTTCTGGTGTTCCAGTTCTTCGACTGGGTCCTGCGAGGCGTGGCGCAGGTGATGTTCGTCAATAACCCCCTCAGTGGCCTGATCATATTCGCTGGGCTGTTGCTGCAGAACAGGTGGTGGGCACTCAATGGCTTTGTGGGAACTGTGTTTGCGACCATCTCTGCACTCATCCTGAGGCAAAACAG AGGGTCAATTGCTGCTGGACTCTATGGTTACAACGGAATCCTTGTTGGTCTTTTGATGGCAGTTTTCTCTGCTAAAGGAGACTGGTACTGGTGGCTTCTGCTGCCCAACATCTTCATGTCTATGACATG CCCCCTAGTTTCCAGTGCCCTGGCGTCAATCAACAGCAGATGGGATCTTCCGGTGTTCACCCTGCCCTTTAATATTCTAGTCTGTTTGCACATGGTAGCAACAGGGCACTACAATAACTACTTCCCACAAGTTCTTATTCAGCCCAGGACTTCTCTGCCAAACCTCACATGGTCAGATATCGATTTTGCGTTG CTTTTCCGCTCGGTGCCTGTTGGTGTGGGCCAGGTGTACGGCTGTGACAATCCCTGGACGGGAGGCATCTTCATGGTAGCTCTGTTCATTTCCTCCCCCATTACTTTCTTGCATGCAACGATTGGTTCAGCAGTTGGAATGGTTTCAG GATTGGCTCTTGCAGCACCTTTTGGGGACATTTACTTCGGTTTGTGGGGGTATAACTGTGTGCTGGCCTGCATTGCCATCGGGGGGATGTTCTATGCTCTGACGTGGCAGGCTCATCTGCTAGCAGTTGCCTGTG CATTTTTCTGTGCATACCTGGGAGCAGCCATTGCCAATGTGATGTCTGTG taCGGTCTGCCGGCCTGTACATGGCCCTTCTGCCTGTCAGCACTCACATTCCTGCAGTTCACCACTGAAACCAAAACCATATACAAACTGCCCCTCGCAGAGGTGACATACCCAGAAAAAAACCTCGACAAAttcagaaaaatgaaaaaggctGAGAAGGCAGAACGCCTGCTGAGGAAGAAAAATGAAGAAGCAGCACAAGAAGAGGGGGAGAAAAAGAGGCAGCTGATTTCAGGGAACAGGGAGAAGCCTCTGCTATTGGAGAATGCCAAGGCTGATGCTATTGAAATACAGATGGAAGCACCTGAGGATGACCTGAATGAAGAGACGCCTGAAAGTCATCCGTCTGAGGGGCAAGGAGAATGa